In Ascochyta rabiei chromosome 18, complete sequence, one DNA window encodes the following:
- a CDS encoding Glutathione transferase, which produces MTSPNLTVHHLQVGQGERIPWLLEELNIPYKLETYQRSPLLSPPELKSKHPLGASPVLEDHTDPSKPIVLAESGAIVDYIIGKYANGKLALGPTHSNFADYLYWFHFSNSTLQPALFRRAMLRGAIPNASADMRYLGADMRARGALSHLNNRLQSHKWLAGEEFTAADVMTGWCVTTMRMFEPIDLSEYEGILGWVRRFGEREAYRTALRKSDPSINLEETSSAKGPAPVELFAKAMAGKM; this is translated from the coding sequence ATGACAAGTCCCAACCTCACAGTCCACCATCTCCAAGTCGGCCAGGGCGAGCGCATCCCCTGGCTCCTCGAGGAACTCAACATCCCGTACAAGCTAGAAACCTACCAGCGCTCACCGCTCCTCTCGCCCCCAGAACTCAAGTCCAAGCACCCTCTCGGCGCCTCCCCGGTGCTGGAAGACCACACCGACCCGTCCAAGCCGATCGTGCTCGCCGAATCAGGCGCGATTGTGGACTACATAATCGGCAAGTACGCCAACGGCAAACTCGCTCTAGGGCCCACACACAGCAATTTCGCAGACTACCTCTACTGGTTCCACTTCTCCAACTCGACGCTGCAGCCCGCGCTCTTCCGCCGCGCCATGTTGCGCGGCGCCATCCCAAACGCATCCGCAGATATGCGCTACCTGGGCGCAGACATGCGTGCCAGAGGTGCTCTGAGCCACTTGAACAATCGCTTGCAGTCCCACAAGTGGCTTGCGGGCGAAGAGTTTACCGCGGCGGATGTCATGACGGGCTGGTGCGTGACGACGATGCGTATGTTTGAGCCGATTGACTTGAGCGAGTACGAAGGGATTTTGGGGTGGGTGAGGAGGTTCGGCGAGAGGGAGGCGTACAGGACGGCGCTGCGGAAGAGCGATCCGAGTATCAACCTGGAGGAGACGTCGAGCGCGAAGGGACCCGCGCCTGTGGAGTTGTTTGCTAAGGCTATGGCGGGGAAGATGTAG